A section of the Aerosakkonema funiforme FACHB-1375 genome encodes:
- a CDS encoding Ppx/GppA phosphatase family protein, with the protein MVNSISESRVSISDSAVEKDRFLAAIDIGTNSIHMVVVRIIPSLPAFTIIDREKDTVRLGDRDPETGNLKPDIMQKAIVTLRRCQEVAKSLNAEQIIAVATSAVREAPNGRDFLKQIETETGLRVDLISGQEEARRIYLGVLSGMEFNNLPHIIIDIGGGSTELILGDSHEPRSLSSTKIGAVRLTTELVTTDPISNGEFLSLQAYVRGMLERSVEELRENLNPGERPRLVGTAGTIETLALIHAREKLGIVPTPLNGYQFSLKDLREIILRLRKMNYAERAAVPGMSDRRSEIIVAGAVILQEAMTLLGLDTITICERSLREGVIVDWMLTHGLIEDRLRYQSSVRERSAIRTAQKYQVKLEYSQRVAEFALSLFDQTKGILHNWGLSERELLWVAGILHNCGHHVGHSSHHKHSYYLIRNSELLGYTETEIDVIANLARYHRKSCPKKKHDNYRNLPTKEHRQMVSQLNTLLRLAVALDRRQIGAIRQVKCEYRPEVREVCLRLVPSQPNDECALELWSLDYKKGCFETEFGVKLVAKLESAAVAAG; encoded by the coding sequence ATGGTCAATTCAATTTCTGAAAGCAGGGTGAGTATTTCTGATAGCGCTGTGGAGAAAGACCGCTTTCTCGCGGCTATTGATATCGGTACAAATTCTATTCATATGGTGGTAGTGCGGATTATCCCCTCGCTACCAGCTTTTACCATCATTGACAGGGAGAAAGACACGGTAAGATTGGGCGATCGCGACCCGGAAACTGGTAACCTGAAACCAGATATCATGCAAAAAGCGATCGTCACCCTGCGCCGCTGTCAGGAAGTCGCCAAAAGCTTAAACGCCGAACAAATTATCGCCGTCGCCACCAGTGCGGTACGGGAAGCGCCGAACGGACGAGATTTCCTCAAACAAATCGAAACTGAAACAGGATTGCGCGTTGATTTAATTTCCGGACAAGAAGAAGCGCGACGCATTTATTTGGGCGTGCTGTCGGGGATGGAATTCAACAACCTACCCCACATTATTATAGATATTGGTGGCGGTTCCACAGAATTAATCTTGGGAGACAGTCACGAACCGCGCAGTCTCAGCAGCACCAAAATAGGTGCAGTTCGACTCACAACGGAATTAGTCACTACCGACCCCATCAGCAACGGGGAATTTTTATCTCTGCAAGCTTACGTGCGCGGAATGCTGGAAAGGTCAGTTGAAGAATTGCGGGAAAATCTCAATCCGGGTGAGCGTCCCCGCCTGGTTGGTACCGCTGGCACAATTGAAACTTTAGCACTTATCCACGCTCGCGAAAAGTTGGGTATCGTTCCCACACCCCTCAATGGCTATCAGTTTAGCCTCAAAGATTTGCGCGAGATAATTCTGCGTTTGCGAAAGATGAATTATGCAGAACGCGCTGCCGTTCCGGGAATGTCAGACAGGCGTTCCGAAATTATAGTCGCCGGTGCGGTAATCTTGCAAGAAGCAATGACGTTACTCGGTTTAGATACAATAACAATTTGCGAACGCAGTCTTCGCGAAGGCGTCATTGTTGACTGGATGCTCACACATGGTTTAATTGAAGATCGATTGCGCTATCAAAGTTCAGTCCGCGAGCGCAGCGCGATCAGAACTGCCCAAAAATATCAAGTCAAACTGGAATACAGTCAGCGAGTTGCCGAATTTGCCCTCAGTTTATTTGACCAAACTAAAGGCATCCTTCATAATTGGGGTTTGTCAGAAAGAGAACTGCTTTGGGTTGCTGGTATTTTACATAACTGCGGTCACCACGTCGGTCATTCCTCCCATCACAAACACTCTTACTATTTAATCCGCAATAGCGAGTTGCTAGGTTACACCGAAACCGAGATCGACGTAATTGCCAATTTAGCACGTTACCATCGCAAAAGTTGTCCGAAGAAAAAACACGATAACTATCGCAATTTGCCGACGAAAGAACATCGGCAGATGGTAAGTCAGTTAAATACTTTGTTGCGATTGGCAGTAGCGCTCGATCGAAGACAAATAGGTGCAATTCGACAAGTGAAGTGCGAATATCGCCCGGAGGTGAGAGAAGTTTGCTTGCGGCTTGTTCCATCTCAACCAAATGATGAATGCGCCTTGGAACTGTGGAGTTTGGATTACAAAAAAGGCTGCTTTGAAACTGAGTTTGGCGTCAAGTTAGTGGCTAAGTTGGAATCGGCGGCTGTCGCTGCTGGTTAA
- a CDS encoding 4-hydroxybenzoate solanesyltransferase — translation MLTQQERQPEPTWLTVIRLLRWDKPAGRLILMIPALWAVFLASRGTPSAPLVGVIVLGTLATSAAGCAINDLWDRDIDPQVERTRNRPLASRALTVRTGIVVAFIAMCCAGVLALYLNPLSFWLCVAAVPTIVFYPTAKRVFPVPQLVLSIAWGFAVLISWSAAIAHLELSSWLLWGATVLWTLGFDTVYAMSDKEDDLKIGINSSAIFFGLYAPEAVGIFFLGTASLLASLGVVMQLHGSFWLSLVIATIGWIWHYSQLRKEDLPKPVYGQIFRQNVWIGFIVLAGIIAGNLF, via the coding sequence ATGCTTACCCAGCAAGAACGCCAACCGGAACCTACCTGGCTGACTGTTATTCGCCTCCTGAGATGGGATAAACCCGCAGGACGCCTAATTTTGATGATTCCTGCCCTTTGGGCTGTATTTTTGGCTTCTCGCGGCACACCGAGCGCACCGCTTGTCGGCGTCATAGTACTGGGTACTTTAGCTACCAGTGCTGCCGGTTGCGCGATCAACGATTTGTGGGATCGGGATATCGATCCCCAAGTGGAACGGACGCGCAATCGCCCTCTCGCTTCTCGCGCTTTGACGGTACGTACAGGTATTGTAGTAGCATTTATTGCCATGTGCTGCGCTGGTGTGTTGGCGCTGTATCTCAATCCCTTGAGTTTCTGGCTGTGCGTAGCAGCAGTCCCGACGATCGTTTTTTACCCTACAGCTAAGCGGGTGTTTCCCGTACCCCAGTTGGTGCTTTCTATTGCTTGGGGTTTTGCAGTACTGATTAGCTGGAGTGCTGCGATCGCACATTTAGAATTATCCAGCTGGTTGCTTTGGGGCGCAACTGTACTCTGGACATTGGGATTTGATACAGTTTATGCCATGAGCGACAAAGAAGACGATTTGAAAATAGGCATTAATTCCAGCGCTATCTTCTTTGGACTTTACGCCCCTGAAGCTGTAGGTATTTTCTTTTTAGGTACAGCTAGTTTGCTCGCAAGTCTCGGCGTCGTTATGCAGCTACATGGGAGCTTTTGGCTATCCCTGGTAATCGCAACAATTGGATGGATTTGGCATTATTCCCAATTGCGAAAAGAAGATTTACCGAAACCAGTTTACGGTCAAATTTTTCGCCAAAATGTTTGGATTGGTTTTATTGTACTCGCTGGGATAATTGCCGGCAATTTGTTTTAA
- the thiL gene encoding thiamine-phosphate kinase: MSSLKVRDIGEQGLLKRLQSFCPADIIGDDAAVMQMSPGQSLVVTTDVLVDGVHFSDRTTSPSDVGWRAAAANLSDLAAMGATPLGITIGLGVTGDTAVSWVEQVYQGMTECLQQYNTVIAGGDVVRSPVITISITAFGEAFPHRIIRRSNAKVGDAIVVTGFHGASRAGLELLLHPELGKNLSEADRKSLIQAHQRPKPRLDILPTLWDILDYQSKIQNPKSKIELAGMDSSDGLADAVVQICKMSGVGGRIERSHIPIPQSLHNWISPEQAIKWALYGGEDFELVLCLPPEVAKILVKRLGNSAAIVGRITSDSDVRLVDAAGCYPEEVLSLIQGFQHF, translated from the coding sequence ATGTCTAGCTTAAAAGTTCGAGATATCGGCGAACAAGGACTGCTGAAAAGATTGCAAAGTTTTTGTCCTGCTGACATTATTGGCGATGATGCGGCGGTGATGCAAATGTCGCCGGGACAATCTTTAGTTGTGACAACTGATGTATTAGTTGATGGCGTACATTTTAGCGATCGCACTACTTCCCCGTCAGATGTGGGATGGCGTGCTGCTGCGGCAAATTTATCCGATTTGGCAGCAATGGGTGCCACACCTTTGGGTATTACAATCGGATTGGGAGTGACTGGCGATACAGCAGTTAGCTGGGTAGAACAAGTTTACCAAGGAATGACAGAATGCCTGCAACAATATAATACTGTTATTGCAGGTGGAGATGTGGTGCGATCGCCCGTCATCACCATTTCAATTACCGCTTTTGGCGAAGCTTTCCCCCATCGAATTATCCGCCGTTCTAATGCTAAAGTGGGAGATGCGATCGTTGTAACAGGTTTTCACGGTGCATCCCGCGCCGGATTAGAATTATTACTGCATCCCGAACTAGGAAAAAATCTTAGCGAAGCCGATCGAAAGTCATTAATTCAAGCACACCAACGTCCAAAACCCAGACTAGATATTTTACCAACTCTCTGGGATATTTTAGATTACCAATCCAAAATCCAAAATCCAAAATCCAAAATTGAACTTGCTGGAATGGATAGTAGCGATGGTTTGGCAGATGCCGTAGTACAGATTTGTAAGATGAGTGGTGTGGGGGGGAGAATAGAGCGATCGCACATTCCCATTCCACAATCTTTACATAACTGGATATCGCCAGAACAAGCAATAAAATGGGCGTTATATGGCGGAGAAGACTTTGAATTAGTGTTGTGTCTTCCCCCAGAAGTAGCTAAGATATTGGTAAAAAGATTGGGTAATAGCGCTGCAATTGTGGGAAGGATTACCAGCGATTCTGATGTGCGATTAGTTGATGCTGCTGGTTGTTATCCTGAAGAGGTTCTTAGCTTGATACAAGGATTTCAACATTTTTGA
- a CDS encoding ubiquitin-conjugating enzyme family protein, with protein MTNIATNRGLLFMGADLSRPRMAVESEKIKRYFSQFVFKGSKGIVTSVQGYLTTADGNSYYVKIEVPEDYPYTMPNIKLPETTIESACPHRYKDGDLCVMKPEQWSSSYSLAFMVAKAAIWVNKYDVWKRTGRWPGKQQEH; from the coding sequence ATGACCAATATTGCTACTAATCGCGGACTATTATTTATGGGGGCTGATTTATCCAGACCCAGGATGGCAGTTGAAAGTGAGAAGATAAAACGCTACTTTTCACAGTTTGTCTTTAAAGGCTCAAAAGGAATTGTGACCTCTGTACAAGGGTATTTGACGACAGCAGACGGGAATTCTTACTACGTCAAAATAGAAGTTCCTGAAGACTACCCATACACTATGCCAAATATAAAGTTGCCGGAAACAACGATTGAGTCTGCTTGTCCTCATAGGTATAAAGACGGTGATTTATGTGTTATGAAGCCTGAGCAATGGTCTTCAAGCTACTCTTTAGCATTTATGGTAGCAAAGGCTGCAATATGGGTCAATAAATATGATGTTTGGAAACGTACTGGGCGCTGGCCTGGAAAACAGCAAGAACACTAA
- a CDS encoding TIGR00725 family protein: protein MRKIIIGVMGPGDRTTASDLAYAYELGQLIAQQGWVLLTGGRNVGVMDAASKGAKEANGLTIGILPKNDRNSISEGVDIAIFTDMGNARNNINVLSSDIVIVCGMSTGTASEVALALRSNKKVILLNNTEESKAFFTSLSKDNVFIVTNPREAILTAKEIGDFA, encoded by the coding sequence ATGAGAAAAATCATTATCGGTGTAATGGGCCCAGGCGATCGTACCACGGCATCCGATTTAGCCTATGCTTACGAGTTGGGCCAACTCATCGCCCAACAGGGATGGGTGTTGCTGACTGGCGGTAGAAATGTGGGTGTGATGGACGCCGCCAGCAAGGGTGCAAAGGAAGCTAACGGTCTCACCATCGGTATTCTTCCCAAGAACGATCGCAATAGCATCTCTGAGGGTGTTGACATTGCGATTTTTACCGATATGGGTAACGCCCGCAACAATATCAATGTGCTTTCTAGCGATATAGTGATAGTCTGTGGAATGAGTACAGGGACTGCTTCCGAGGTTGCCCTTGCACTCAGAAGTAACAAAAAAGTTATTTTGTTAAATAATACTGAGGAAAGTAAAGCTTTTTTTACAAGTCTATCAAAAGATAACGTTTTTATTGTTACAAATCCCCGCGAAGCTATTTTAACTGCTAAAGAAATAGGCGATTTTGCCTAA
- a CDS encoding HesA/MoeB/ThiF family protein, giving the protein MKEQNSLLDFDRITYLLNPEQFADKRITIVGLGSGGTPACDHLVMNGIRIWELYDPDTLGTENLVKHPRMRKDLGKLKVDIQKEWIEDRNPNAEVEAFAEDVMNSTKFIESVRRSDLVLSCSDKKSVREFVSDQCVVARIPFVTASVFRTGIGGEVFGYIPDQTGCYRCLQLYSELNHINLSDDALGLTGEEQHRIYGVEERKFRASGLSIDIQMIALIQVRMALSILLQESTVLMPRLKSNWIVYANRPAKGIFRSHFEAKQMLLKPQKVCNCTEQSHLQES; this is encoded by the coding sequence ATGAAAGAGCAAAATTCTTTACTTGATTTTGACCGGATAACCTACCTGCTAAATCCAGAACAGTTTGCTGATAAGCGTATCACTATTGTTGGTTTGGGTAGTGGTGGTACACCAGCCTGCGATCACCTTGTAATGAATGGCATTCGCATTTGGGAACTTTACGATCCAGATACTTTGGGAACTGAGAACCTTGTGAAGCATCCTCGAATGCGTAAAGACCTGGGGAAACTTAAAGTAGATATCCAGAAGGAGTGGATAGAAGACCGAAATCCAAATGCAGAGGTTGAAGCTTTTGCAGAAGATGTGATGAACTCCACCAAGTTTATTGAGTCAGTGCGTCGTTCAGATCTGGTGCTTTCTTGTTCAGATAAGAAGAGTGTCAGAGAGTTTGTGAGCGACCAATGTGTAGTAGCGAGAATTCCTTTTGTAACAGCTTCGGTGTTTCGTACAGGTATAGGAGGTGAAGTTTTCGGCTATATTCCAGATCAGACTGGTTGCTACAGATGCTTACAGCTGTACTCTGAACTTAATCACATTAACCTGTCTGATGATGCTTTAGGACTTACCGGAGAAGAGCAGCACAGAATTTATGGGGTTGAGGAACGGAAATTTCGTGCATCAGGACTATCGATTGATATTCAAATGATTGCTTTGATTCAAGTTCGCATGGCTCTGTCTATCCTATTGCAAGAGTCAACAGTGTTAATGCCTCGGCTGAAAAGTAACTGGATTGTGTATGCCAATAGACCTGCAAAAGGCATATTCCGGAGCCATTTTGAGGCAAAGCAGATGCTTTTGAAACCTCAAAAAGTATGTAACTGCACAGAGCAATCTCACCTACAGGAGTCATAA
- a CDS encoding helix-turn-helix transcriptional regulator, with the protein MSNDEMFAEAANNWDLERLYRDLAEAKHKCAPRARKGLTEREKLYLRGLLCGYSPAEMARKLLQSPKGVEVYVCKTLYQYFKSMPDVPNEKVGNWRNINNFLEGAGYKSQTKSSVKSKLNYSLPLEPLVKILNVGFEETNGNTISIDINIRLAFPSDAESQRTEDMGESDRTIK; encoded by the coding sequence ATGTCTAACGATGAGATGTTTGCCGAGGCTGCAAATAACTGGGATTTAGAAAGGCTATACCGAGATTTGGCGGAAGCTAAGCACAAATGCGCTCCTCGCGCTAGAAAGGGACTAACTGAGCGGGAAAAGCTTTATCTGCGGGGATTGCTGTGCGGCTACAGTCCGGCTGAAATGGCTCGCAAACTATTGCAAAGTCCGAAGGGTGTGGAAGTTTATGTTTGCAAAACTTTATACCAATACTTTAAAAGTATGCCAGATGTACCTAACGAAAAGGTAGGAAATTGGAGAAATATTAATAATTTTCTGGAAGGTGCGGGATATAAAAGTCAAACTAAGTCTTCTGTTAAATCTAAATTAAATTATTCTTTGCCTTTAGAGCCATTAGTAAAGATACTTAATGTAGGTTTTGAAGAAACGAATGGAAATACAATATCAATTGATATTAATATTCGATTAGCGTTTCCTTCTGATGCAGAATCTCAAAGAACGGAAGATATGGGAGAGAGCGATCGCACTATTAAATGA
- a CDS encoding peroxiredoxin, producing the protein MPVKVGDIAPDFTLTSQNGSPVSLNDFRGQKAVVLYFYPKDDTPGCTAESCAFRDSYETFKDAGAEVIGISGDSSNSHAQFASKYQLPFTLLSDTGNQVRKLYGVPATLGLLPGRVTYVIDKNGVVQHIFNSQLNFKAHVDESLKTLQELQTV; encoded by the coding sequence ATGCCTGTCAAAGTTGGAGATATCGCGCCTGATTTCACCCTAACTTCTCAAAATGGCTCGCCAGTCAGCCTTAACGATTTTCGCGGTCAAAAAGCCGTTGTTCTCTATTTCTACCCAAAGGATGACACGCCTGGATGTACGGCTGAATCTTGTGCTTTTAGAGATAGTTATGAAACCTTCAAAGATGCTGGTGCAGAAGTGATTGGCATCAGCGGCGATTCCTCAAATTCCCACGCTCAATTTGCCAGCAAATATCAGCTTCCCTTTACTTTGTTGAGCGATACTGGCAATCAAGTCCGAAAACTATACGGCGTTCCTGCCACTTTAGGACTCCTGCCCGGACGAGTTACCTATGTGATTGACAAAAATGGAGTGGTGCAGCATATTTTTAACTCGCAGTTAAACTTCAAAGCTCATGTTGATGAGTCTCTCAAAACGCTGCAAGAACTTCAAACAGTCTAG